Proteins encoded by one window of Cyanobium sp. NS01:
- a CDS encoding heavy metal-responsive transcriptional regulator has product MAAVTPAPAPAPAASRSAATPRAGRPPGAAPVPVGMKIGALASRSGLPVKTLRYYEELGLLPAVGRSEGGYRLFGEESLRRLDFIRRLKSLGLTLDDIQECLAVHDAGELPCGDIQRQLQRQIDLVDERLRELRLFRRELQSLLQNWQSDPAPNMAVICPNLNV; this is encoded by the coding sequence ATGGCCGCCGTCACTCCCGCTCCCGCACCTGCACCCGCCGCCTCCCGCTCCGCCGCCACACCACGGGCCGGCCGCCCTCCAGGGGCGGCGCCAGTGCCTGTCGGCATGAAGATCGGCGCCCTGGCCAGCCGCAGTGGCCTGCCCGTGAAAACGCTCCGCTACTACGAAGAGCTCGGCCTGCTGCCGGCGGTGGGCCGCAGCGAAGGCGGTTACCGCCTGTTCGGTGAGGAGAGCCTGCGGCGCCTGGACTTCATCCGGCGGCTCAAGAGCCTCGGACTGACTCTTGATGACATTCAGGAGTGCCTGGCGGTGCACGATGCCGGTGAGCTCCCCTGCGGCGACATCCAGCGGCAGCTCCAACGGCAGATCGATCTGGTGGACGAACGGCTGCGGGAGCTGCGTCTGTTCAGGAGGGAACTGCAAAGCCTGCTGCAGAACTGGCAGAGCGATCCAGCGCCGAACATGGCCGTGATCTGCCCGAATCTCAACGTCTGA
- a CDS encoding cupredoxin domain-containing protein — MTLPALMPLLSAVAATAATSASTAEPLWRSIEQPVLLKLLVAGAGVALIIWELWWFLGRHGGGVAAREGEHGLQEITITVDGGYAPSRIRVKAGQPVRLTFHRVDPSGCVAKVIFPDFHKSLDLPLDATTSVDLPARAAGTYPFHCGMNMVRGSLEVE, encoded by the coding sequence ATGACACTCCCAGCCCTGATGCCGCTCCTGTCTGCCGTCGCCGCCACCGCTGCCACCAGCGCCTCCACCGCCGAGCCGCTCTGGCGCAGCATCGAGCAGCCCGTGCTGCTGAAGCTGCTGGTGGCCGGCGCAGGGGTGGCGCTGATCATCTGGGAGCTGTGGTGGTTCCTCGGCCGCCATGGTGGTGGCGTGGCGGCCCGCGAGGGCGAGCACGGCCTGCAGGAGATCACCATCACCGTGGATGGGGGCTATGCGCCCTCACGGATCCGGGTGAAGGCCGGCCAGCCGGTGCGGCTTACGTTCCACCGGGTCGATCCGAGCGGCTGCGTGGCCAAGGTGATCTTCCCTGATTTCCACAAATCTCTCGATCTGCCCCTGGATGCCACCACCTCCGTGGACTTGCCGGCCAGGGCTGCCGGCACCTATCCCTTCCACTGCGGCATGAACATGGTGCGAGGCAGCCTTGAGGTGGAGTGA
- a CDS encoding cation-translocating P-type ATPase, protein MAEHCCNSGTSGQKTGATTEPEPASGRETLFRISAMDCATEETEIRHALSGLDGIRSLRFLLAERMLAIDADAAALNSALAAIRRLGFNPEPISADHRPSAAQTRAERRLERIRLGGSLALALTAELLHLVVPAYPGHELVEIGIALAAIALAGFSVFRKGLAALRQGRLNINALMSVAVTGAFLIGRFPEAAMVMALYAVAEAIEARAVERARQAITSLMALAPDEAEIRQSDGRWQRVSASAVAIGDVVRVRPGERLPLDGTVLRGESAINQAPITGESLPVDKGPGDAVFAGTINQGGALDIQVTEPASLSTLARIIQAVEEAQASRAPIQRFVDRFAARYTPAVFVVALAVALLAPPLLGFTPLQAIYKALVLLVIACPCALVIATPVTVVSGLATAARRGIIIKGGLYIEEARKIKVLALDKTGTITLGQPKLVAFSSRREGADAGALKQLASSLAERSDHPVSRAVAAGLDGERLAVEAFEALPGRGVRGVIAGRPLMLANHRWIEELGLCSSDLEASMQVHERQGHSLSLLADDSGVLALIAVADTVRPSSATAMEALRSLGVTPVMLTGDNAATASAIAAVAGIEQVKSNLLPQEKLEAVADLQARYGFAAMAGDGINDAPALAQADIGFAMGAAGTHIAIEAADVVIMNDDLMRVPETIALSRRTFRILRQNIALALGIKALFLVLTVAGNATMWMAVFADMGTSLIVIANGLRLLRTPTLGKIKG, encoded by the coding sequence ATGGCGGAACATTGCTGCAACAGCGGAACCAGCGGACAGAAGACCGGAGCCACCACGGAACCGGAGCCGGCAAGCGGCAGAGAAACGCTGTTTCGGATCAGCGCCATGGATTGCGCCACCGAGGAAACCGAGATCCGCCATGCCCTTTCAGGTCTCGACGGCATCCGCAGCCTGAGGTTCCTACTGGCCGAGCGCATGCTGGCGATCGATGCGGATGCAGCCGCGCTCAACTCCGCCCTTGCGGCGATCCGCCGTTTGGGATTCAATCCGGAGCCGATCAGCGCCGATCACCGGCCGTCCGCCGCCCAGACCCGCGCCGAACGGCGCCTTGAACGAATCCGCCTGGGGGGTTCCCTGGCATTGGCGCTCACGGCGGAGCTGCTGCATCTGGTCGTTCCCGCCTACCCGGGCCATGAACTGGTGGAGATCGGGATCGCCCTCGCCGCGATCGCCCTGGCAGGCTTCTCCGTGTTTCGCAAGGGCCTCGCGGCCCTGCGCCAGGGCCGGCTGAACATCAATGCGCTGATGAGCGTGGCGGTCACGGGCGCCTTTCTGATCGGCCGCTTCCCCGAGGCCGCCATGGTGATGGCGCTCTATGCCGTGGCTGAGGCGATCGAAGCGCGGGCCGTGGAGCGGGCCCGCCAGGCGATCACCAGCCTGATGGCCCTGGCCCCCGATGAGGCGGAGATTCGCCAGAGCGATGGCCGCTGGCAAAGAGTTTCCGCCAGTGCTGTGGCCATCGGAGATGTGGTGCGCGTTCGCCCGGGCGAGCGCCTGCCGCTCGATGGCACGGTGCTCCGCGGCGAGAGTGCGATCAACCAGGCCCCGATCACCGGCGAAAGCCTGCCGGTCGACAAAGGCCCAGGCGATGCGGTGTTTGCGGGCACCATCAACCAGGGCGGCGCCCTGGACATCCAGGTCACGGAGCCGGCTTCGCTCAGCACCCTGGCGCGCATCATCCAGGCCGTGGAGGAAGCCCAGGCCTCCCGTGCTCCGATCCAGCGCTTCGTCGATCGCTTCGCGGCCCGCTACACCCCGGCGGTGTTCGTGGTGGCCCTGGCCGTTGCCCTGCTGGCGCCGCCCTTGCTCGGATTCACGCCGCTTCAGGCGATCTACAAGGCGCTGGTGCTGCTGGTGATCGCCTGCCCCTGTGCGCTGGTGATCGCTACACCGGTCACGGTGGTGAGCGGCCTGGCCACCGCCGCCCGCCGCGGCATCATCATCAAAGGCGGCCTCTATATCGAGGAGGCCCGCAAGATCAAGGTGCTGGCCCTCGACAAGACCGGAACGATCACCCTGGGCCAGCCCAAGCTGGTGGCCTTCTCCTCACGGCGAGAAGGGGCGGACGCTGGCGCTCTGAAACAGCTGGCCAGCAGCCTGGCGGAGCGCTCCGACCATCCGGTGTCGCGGGCGGTGGCCGCCGGCCTTGATGGCGAGCGGCTGGCTGTGGAGGCCTTCGAGGCCCTGCCGGGGCGCGGGGTGCGGGGCGTGATTGCGGGGCGGCCACTGATGCTGGCCAATCACCGCTGGATCGAGGAGCTGGGGCTTTGCTCCAGCGACCTGGAAGCATCGATGCAGGTTCACGAGCGCCAGGGCCATTCGCTCAGCCTGCTGGCCGATGACAGCGGCGTGCTCGCCCTGATCGCCGTCGCCGACACCGTTCGGCCCAGCTCGGCGACGGCCATGGAGGCCCTGCGGTCCCTAGGCGTCACTCCAGTGATGCTCACGGGTGACAACGCAGCCACCGCCTCTGCGATTGCGGCCGTGGCCGGCATCGAGCAGGTGAAGAGCAACCTGCTGCCCCAGGAGAAGCTCGAGGCGGTGGCCGATCTGCAGGCCCGCTACGGATTCGCGGCCATGGCCGGCGATGGCATCAACGACGCCCCGGCCCTGGCCCAGGCGGACATCGGCTTTGCGATGGGGGCAGCCGGCACCCACATCGCCATCGAAGCCGCCGATGTGGTGATCATGAACGACGATCTGATGCGCGTACCGGAAACGATCGCCCTCTCTCGCCGCACCTTTCGCATCCTGCGCCAGAACATCGCGCTGGCGTTGGGAATCAAGGCCCTGTTTCTGGTGCTCACCGTGGCCGGAAATGCCACCATGTGGATGGCGGTCTTCGCGGACATGGGCACCAGCTTGATCGTGATCGCCAATGGCCTGCGGCTGCTACGCACTCCCACGCTTGGCAAGATCAAGGGCTGA
- a CDS encoding multicopper oxidase domain-containing protein: MGQSFDPDRIEIRVVLESTEDWLIINDDVMDYPIHLHLNPFQVTTRVGRAESQRH, from the coding sequence GTGGGCCAGTCCTTCGATCCCGATCGCATTGAAATCCGTGTTGTCCTCGAAAGCACGGAAGACTGGTTGATCATCAATGACGATGTCATGGATTACCCCATCCATCTGCACCTCAATCCCTTCCAGGTGACCACCCGTGTTGGCCGCGCCGAATCCCAGCGCCACTGA
- a CDS encoding vitamin K epoxide reductase family protein: MAVLATIGIIDTGSITAKRWGWIGSLSCPGGSDGCDKVLGSAWGTLLGQPLSLFGCLAYTTVLLLALMPLLRGGLRAPASEGNRWALFLVSCGMAVFSLVLMGLLVFEIKAFCTFCVVSAALSLALFLLSLVGGGWIDRSQLIFRGVMTVLLVGLLGLGWAASADQPVAQSGRAAPAVISASSPAKIALAEHLSSVGARVFTAYWCPHCHDQKEAFGKEAAAKLQVIECAEDGANSQAQLCKQQGVQGYPSWQIKGVVDSGVKPLNTLADLSGYTGPRDF, encoded by the coding sequence ATGGCCGTGCTCGCCACGATCGGCATAATCGACACCGGCTCGATCACCGCCAAGCGCTGGGGTTGGATCGGCAGCCTCTCCTGTCCGGGCGGCAGCGATGGCTGCGACAAGGTGCTCGGCAGCGCCTGGGGCACGCTGCTGGGCCAGCCGCTTTCTCTGTTTGGATGCCTGGCCTACACCACGGTGCTCCTGCTGGCCCTGATGCCGTTGCTGCGAGGAGGTCTGCGGGCCCCAGCCTCGGAGGGCAATCGCTGGGCTCTGTTCCTCGTCAGCTGCGGCATGGCCGTCTTCAGCCTGGTGCTGATGGGGCTCCTGGTCTTCGAGATCAAGGCCTTCTGCACCTTCTGTGTGGTGTCGGCCGCCCTCAGCCTCGCGCTGTTCCTGTTGAGCCTTGTTGGAGGTGGCTGGATCGACCGCAGCCAACTGATCTTTCGCGGAGTGATGACAGTCCTCCTTGTTGGTCTGCTGGGGCTGGGCTGGGCAGCATCGGCGGACCAGCCTGTCGCTCAAAGCGGACGGGCGGCTCCAGCTGTCATCAGCGCCAGTTCGCCGGCCAAGATTGCCCTGGCGGAGCATCTGAGCAGCGTCGGCGCCCGGGTGTTCACGGCGTACTGGTGCCCCCACTGCCATGACCAGAAGGAGGCCTTCGGCAAGGAGGCCGCCGCCAAGCTCCAGGTGATCGAATGCGCCGAAGACGGCGCCAACAGCCAGGCGCAGCTGTGCAAGCAGCAGGGGGTTCAGGGCTATCCCAGCTGGCAGATCAAGGGCGTCGTGGATTCGGGCGTCAAGCCACTGAACACCCTCGCTGATCTCAGTGGCTACACCGGTCCGCGTGACTTCTGA
- a CDS encoding DUF305 domain-containing protein encodes MGGAGMPGYEGGAGMPGYRGGVGGPGQMGMGYSDQQFVVMMIPHHDGAIAMADLALTRAQRPEIKALAKSIKASQTRENAQMRAWYEQWYGKDVPSWGPGTGWGWQNGMGMGGGMGMGGGMGGGMGMGMGMGQMGGGTNLSALSAAPDFDRAFIEQMIPHHQMGVMMASMAQTNSQHPELRQLQQAMVRVQSDEIQQMSQWYRSWYGTR; translated from the coding sequence ATGGGCGGTGCCGGCATGCCCGGCTACGAGGGCGGTGCCGGTATGCCCGGGTATCGAGGAGGCGTGGGTGGCCCGGGCCAGATGGGGATGGGTTATTCGGATCAGCAGTTCGTCGTGATGATGATCCCCCACCACGACGGGGCGATCGCCATGGCCGATCTCGCCCTCACCCGCGCCCAGCGGCCCGAGATCAAGGCCCTGGCGAAGAGCATCAAGGCCAGTCAGACCCGCGAGAACGCCCAGATGCGTGCCTGGTACGAGCAGTGGTACGGCAAAGATGTGCCCAGTTGGGGACCGGGCACAGGCTGGGGTTGGCAGAACGGCATGGGCATGGGTGGAGGAATGGGCATGGGCGGGGGCATGGGCGGGGGCATGGGCATGGGCATGGGCATGGGACAGATGGGTGGTGGCACGAACCTCTCTGCCCTGAGCGCAGCCCCTGACTTCGACCGTGCCTTCATTGAGCAGATGATTCCCCACCACCAGATGGGCGTGATGATGGCCTCGATGGCCCAGACCAATTCGCAGCACCCGGAGCTTCGTCAGTTGCAGCAGGCCATGGTGCGGGTGCAGAGCGATGAAATCCAGCAGATGTCCCAGTGGTATCGCAGTTGGTACGGCACACGCTGA
- a CDS encoding DUF411 domain-containing protein yields MATSRQVTAYRTASCGCCKGWLDHLRANGFSVKDHVVADLEAVKSSLNVPGDLASCHTAKVAGFVIEGHVPAEAIDQLLRQRPAVVGIAVPGMPLGSPGMESSLRSESYTVYSFGRDGSRRTFLQIEA; encoded by the coding sequence TTGGCAACCAGCCGCCAGGTGACGGCCTACCGCACGGCCAGCTGCGGTTGCTGCAAGGGGTGGCTCGACCACCTGCGTGCCAACGGCTTCAGCGTGAAGGATCACGTTGTGGCCGACCTGGAAGCGGTCAAGAGCTCATTGAACGTCCCAGGAGACTTGGCGTCCTGTCACACCGCCAAGGTGGCTGGTTTTGTGATCGAGGGGCACGTCCCTGCCGAGGCGATCGATCAGCTGCTGCGGCAGCGACCGGCGGTGGTGGGAATCGCCGTGCCGGGAATGCCCCTCGGTTCGCCGGGCATGGAATCATCCCTGCGTAGCGAGTCCTACACGGTTTACTCCTTCGGTCGCGATGGCTCCCGCCGCACCTTCCTGCAGATCGAGGCCTGA
- the cadR gene encoding Cd(II)/Pb(II)-responsive transcriptional regulator — MQIGELARSTGVKIETIRYYEREHLLPLPQRTDGNYRLYSPRHVEQLRFIRYCRSLDMSLEEVRILIKVLDTPSGSCLTVNALLDEKIAEVDARVNELHKLQDQLRQLRELCQQPDEVKTCGILMELNRSAGIDKAQI, encoded by the coding sequence ATGCAGATCGGCGAGTTGGCACGGTCCACCGGGGTCAAGATCGAAACCATCCGCTATTACGAACGCGAGCACTTGCTGCCGCTGCCACAGCGCACGGATGGCAACTATCGCCTCTATTCGCCGCGGCATGTGGAGCAGTTGCGCTTCATCCGCTACTGCCGCAGCCTTGACATGAGCCTGGAGGAGGTCCGCATCCTGATCAAGGTGCTCGACACACCGTCCGGAAGCTGTCTGACGGTGAATGCCCTGCTGGACGAGAAGATCGCCGAGGTCGATGCCCGCGTGAATGAGTTGCACAAACTCCAGGATCAGCTACGGCAGCTCAGAGAGCTTTGTCAGCAACCGGATGAGGTGAAGACCTGTGGCATCCTCATGGAATTGAACCGTTCGGCTGGAATCGACAAGGCTCAGATCTGA
- a CDS encoding multicopper oxidase family protein — protein sequence MVLHLGRRSFLAMVGGASAIATGSALLGRTAQLRSQASTGVPAQARLRSSGGRLDLELVAQETNVAIPGGPSRALTYNGLLPGPLLEAEPGDAVRIELVNRLSRPTNLHYHGLHISPGGSADNVFVSVAPGASHSYAFTLPADHPAGTFYYHPHRHGTVADQVFGGLGGVFIVRGALDQIPEVRAAEEQVLFLKDLPGEAGSSPMGMGMMLGREGAVLTVNGQVNPALTIPSGGLLRLRIVNASNARFWRLALEDHPFHLIATDGGAIEAPVELSELLLAPGERAEVLVRGERQGGRYRLLNLPYARGAGGMMGGRGSRMGMGMGRGMGMGMGMGRGRMGSGFEQQAPVPIATLNYAGSVTPLPLPERLLPVEPLPAPVRRRRFVLNHGMAPGMGMVFLINGRAYEHGRTDTSVRLGDTEEWELVNDGVMDHPFHVHINPFQVISRNGTPEPWRAWRDVVLLRPGETVRVRTRFDDFAGRTVYHCHILDHEELGMMGTLEISA from the coding sequence ATGGTCTTGCATCTTGGTCGCCGTTCCTTTCTTGCCATGGTCGGTGGTGCTTCAGCCATCGCCACCGGCTCAGCCCTGCTGGGACGCACTGCCCAGCTTCGATCCCAAGCCAGCACGGGTGTACCAGCTCAGGCCCGCCTGCGCTCCAGCGGCGGACGCCTGGACCTGGAACTGGTGGCCCAGGAAACCAATGTGGCGATCCCGGGCGGCCCGTCCAGGGCCCTCACCTACAACGGCCTGCTGCCTGGGCCCCTGCTGGAGGCCGAACCCGGCGATGCCGTGCGGATCGAGCTGGTCAACCGCCTGTCTCGCCCCACCAACCTGCACTACCACGGCCTCCACATCTCTCCCGGCGGCAGTGCTGACAACGTGTTCGTGAGCGTGGCCCCCGGCGCAAGCCACAGCTACGCCTTCACCCTGCCGGCCGACCATCCTGCCGGCACTTTCTATTACCACCCCCACCGACATGGCACGGTGGCCGATCAGGTGTTCGGCGGCCTCGGAGGGGTGTTCATCGTGCGCGGTGCCCTGGATCAGATCCCCGAAGTCCGCGCCGCCGAGGAGCAGGTGCTTTTCCTCAAAGACCTTCCCGGTGAGGCGGGTTCCAGCCCGATGGGCATGGGGATGATGCTGGGGCGTGAGGGAGCGGTGCTCACCGTCAACGGTCAGGTGAACCCGGCGCTGACGATCCCCTCAGGGGGTCTGCTGCGGTTGCGGATCGTGAACGCCTCCAATGCCCGCTTCTGGCGGCTGGCCCTCGAGGATCACCCCTTCCACCTGATCGCCACCGATGGCGGTGCCATCGAGGCACCAGTGGAGCTGTCGGAACTGCTGCTGGCCCCCGGCGAGCGGGCTGAGGTGCTGGTGCGGGGCGAGCGCCAGGGCGGTCGTTACCGGCTGCTCAACCTTCCCTACGCCAGGGGGGCCGGCGGAATGATGGGCGGTAGGGGCAGCCGCATGGGCATGGGCATGGGTAGAGGAATGGGAATGGGAATGGGAATGGGCAGAGGAAGGATGGGATCAGGCTTTGAGCAGCAGGCTCCGGTGCCGATCGCCACCTTGAACTACGCGGGCTCGGTGACGCCCCTGCCGCTGCCCGAGCGCCTGCTGCCGGTGGAGCCCCTGCCGGCGCCGGTGCGCCGCCGCCGCTTCGTGCTCAACCACGGCATGGCCCCCGGCATGGGCATGGTGTTCTTGATCAATGGCCGGGCCTACGAGCACGGCCGCACCGACACCTCCGTGCGCCTCGGTGACACCGAGGAGTGGGAGCTGGTGAACGACGGGGTGATGGATCACCCCTTTCACGTGCACATCAACCCCTTCCAGGTGATCAGCCGCAACGGCACGCCGGAGCCGTGGCGCGCCTGGAGAGATGTGGTGCTGTTGCGCCCAGGCGAAACCGTACGGGTTCGCACCCGGTTCGATGATTTCGCCGGACGCACGGTGTATCACTGCCACATCCTCGATCACGAGGAGCTGGGCATGATGGGCACCTTGGAGATCAGCGCCTGA
- a CDS encoding DUF305 domain-containing protein: protein MRPSRFTPTLIGLASALTVAVPALAQMPGGMNHEGHQGMPGMMDMPGMSAPAGSAPAHGAHAHDVGPAGSTYDLRFIDGMVQHHTGALRMSEFVFGIGQPGVGALGNSIWRDQAKEIRAMGLWRKAWYPQAPVYPVTLASGGDPNSLAGLTRMSQSQIDGMRMMGDGPTKENRVVWFLEGMIEHHAGALMMAHDARAKSTNPTIRRFAREVIVAQRAEIIELRRMLALEGLRKPEYYKYDRLFAL, encoded by the coding sequence ATGCGCCCTTCCCGCTTCACGCCAACCTTGATCGGTCTCGCCTCTGCCCTCACCGTGGCAGTTCCTGCCCTGGCCCAGATGCCCGGTGGCATGAATCACGAAGGACACCAAGGCATGCCAGGGATGATGGACATGCCTGGGATGTCTGCCCCTGCTGGATCCGCCCCTGCCCATGGCGCCCATGCTCATGACGTGGGCCCGGCTGGCTCCACCTACGACCTGCGCTTCATCGACGGCATGGTGCAGCACCACACGGGGGCCCTGCGCATGAGCGAGTTCGTCTTCGGGATCGGCCAACCCGGTGTTGGGGCGCTCGGAAATTCAATCTGGAGGGATCAGGCCAAAGAGATCCGGGCGATGGGGCTGTGGCGCAAGGCCTGGTATCCCCAGGCCCCCGTTTATCCAGTGACGCTGGCGAGCGGCGGCGATCCAAACAGCCTCGCGGGCCTGACCCGCATGAGCCAGTCCCAGATCGACGGCATGCGGATGATGGGCGACGGACCCACAAAGGAGAACCGGGTGGTCTGGTTCCTTGAGGGCATGATCGAGCACCACGCGGGGGCGTTGATGATGGCCCACGATGCCCGGGCCAAGAGCACCAACCCCACCATCCGGCGCTTCGCGCGGGAGGTGATCGTGGCCCAGAGGGCCGAGATCATCGAGCTGCGGCGGATGCTGGCGTTGGAGGGCTTGCGCAAACCGGAGTACTACAAATACGACAGGCTCTTTGCCCTCTGA
- a CDS encoding copper-translocating P-type ATPase, whose product MERELARELTELRRKVNVAVVLTALVMLSSLPHMLGVHSLPFLPGWFTSPWTQLLLTTPVLFWCGRGFFSGAASAFRQHSADMNTLVAAGTGIAWLTSLFSTVFPQLLIAEGLPADVYYETAAVILTMVLLGNLMEARARGQTSEAIRRLLQLQPPTARVLRHGKPVQIPVSHLVVGDLVQVRPGEKLPTDGVVSEGSSWVEESMLTGEPTPVAKAVGDAVIGASMNRSGSFTFRVSRVGTGTVLAQIVELVRQAQSSRTRVQRVADQVVSWFAPAVIALAIAAYVIWFLVSGNAVLAMLFLVSVLVIACPCALGLATPTSIMVASGKGAENGLIFRSAEALETAGTLRTIVLDKTGTLTRGQPEVTQFERLDGGALPADTLLALTAALESRSEHPLAEAIVAYATHQLQPGDLPAVTDFEAVAGRGVQGVIAGQQVRVGTPRWLPELGIDTAALEPLVERLEALACSVAAVVVDGRIEACFGVADPLKPSAAAAVAALRRLGLQVVMLSGDARRTAEVVAAQVGIERVVAEVRPADKASVVQRLQEQGEGPVAMVGDGINDAPALAQADVGLAMGTGTDVAIAASDVTLISGNLAGVPAAIELSRHTMANIRQNLFFAFAYNVAGIPIAAGVLFPLTGWLLSPMLAGAAMAFSSVSVVSNALRLRRFRPAPLPRAA is encoded by the coding sequence ATGGAGCGGGAGCTGGCCCGGGAACTCACAGAACTGCGCCGCAAGGTGAATGTGGCGGTGGTGCTCACCGCGCTGGTGATGCTCTCCAGCCTGCCCCACATGCTCGGGGTCCACAGCCTGCCCTTCCTGCCGGGCTGGTTCACCAGCCCCTGGACCCAACTGCTCCTCACCACGCCGGTGCTGTTCTGGTGCGGCCGGGGTTTCTTCAGCGGCGCCGCCTCGGCCTTTCGCCAGCACAGCGCCGACATGAACACCCTGGTGGCGGCCGGCACCGGCATCGCCTGGCTCACCTCGCTGTTCAGCACCGTGTTCCCCCAGCTGCTGATCGCCGAGGGCCTGCCGGCAGACGTCTACTACGAAACCGCCGCCGTGATCCTCACCATGGTGCTGCTGGGCAACCTGATGGAGGCCCGCGCCCGGGGGCAGACCTCCGAGGCGATCCGGCGCCTGCTGCAGCTCCAGCCCCCCACGGCCCGGGTGCTGCGTCACGGCAAGCCGGTGCAGATCCCCGTGTCCCATCTGGTGGTGGGCGATCTGGTGCAGGTGCGCCCGGGCGAGAAGCTGCCCACCGATGGGGTGGTGAGCGAAGGCAGCTCCTGGGTGGAGGAATCGATGCTCACCGGTGAGCCCACGCCTGTGGCCAAGGCGGTGGGCGATGCGGTGATCGGCGCCTCGATGAACCGCAGCGGCAGCTTCACCTTCCGGGTCAGCCGGGTGGGGACAGGCACGGTGCTGGCCCAGATCGTGGAGCTGGTGCGCCAGGCCCAGAGCTCCCGCACCCGGGTGCAGCGGGTGGCCGATCAGGTGGTGAGCTGGTTCGCGCCGGCGGTGATCGCCCTGGCCATTGCCGCCTATGTGATCTGGTTCCTGGTGAGCGGCAATGCGGTGCTGGCGATGCTCTTTCTGGTGAGCGTGCTGGTGATCGCCTGTCCCTGCGCCCTGGGCCTGGCCACCCCCACCTCGATCATGGTGGCCTCCGGCAAAGGGGCGGAGAACGGCCTGATCTTCCGGAGCGCCGAGGCGCTCGAAACCGCCGGCACGCTGCGCACCATCGTGCTCGACAAGACCGGCACCCTCACCCGCGGCCAGCCGGAGGTGACCCAGTTCGAGCGACTCGACGGTGGCGCGCTGCCGGCTGACACCCTGCTGGCCCTGACGGCCGCACTGGAATCCCGCTCGGAGCATCCCCTGGCCGAGGCGATCGTGGCCTATGCCACACATCAGCTGCAGCCGGGCGATCTGCCGGCGGTGACGGACTTCGAGGCCGTGGCGGGTCGCGGCGTGCAGGGGGTGATCGCCGGCCAGCAGGTGCGGGTCGGCACCCCCCGCTGGCTCCCCGAACTCGGCATCGACACCGCGGCCCTCGAGCCCCTGGTGGAGCGCCTGGAGGCCCTGGCCTGCAGTGTGGCGGCCGTGGTGGTGGACGGGCGGATCGAGGCCTGCTTCGGGGTGGCCGATCCGCTCAAACCCAGTGCCGCGGCAGCGGTGGCGGCGCTGCGGCGGCTGGGACTGCAGGTGGTGATGCTCAGCGGTGACGCCCGCCGCACCGCCGAGGTGGTGGCCGCCCAGGTGGGGATCGAGCGGGTGGTGGCCGAGGTGCGTCCCGCCGACAAGGCCTCGGTGGTGCAACGGCTGCAGGAGCAGGGGGAGGGCCCGGTGGCGATGGTGGGTGACGGCATCAACGACGCCCCCGCCCTGGCCCAGGCCGACGTGGGCCTCGCCATGGGCACTGGCACCGATGTGGCGATCGCCGCCAGCGACGTCACCCTGATCTCCGGCAACCTGGCCGGCGTGCCGGCGGCGATCGAGCTCAGCCGCCACACCATGGCCAACATCCGCCAGAACCTGTTCTTCGCCTTCGCCTACAACGTGGCCGGCATCCCGATCGCCGCCGGTGTGCTGTTCCCCCTCACCGGCTGGCTGCTGAGCCCGATGCTGGCCGGCGCCGCCATGGCCTTCAGCTCCGTGTCGGTGGTGAGCAATGCCCTGCGGCTGCGCCGCTTCCGGCCTGCGCCCCTGCCGAGGGCTGCCTGA